TACTTCATCTTTCTGTCCATCAACGATCCACAAAAGTTAGGGCAAGAGTTGGCCGGCGAACTTGAGCTCGACATCGACAGCCTGCGACTGACCACCGCGACTGCGCTTCTCGCCTCAACGATCTGGCTGATCACCGACTTCATAGCTGTTGCGATGGTCTTGCTCATCCGCCAGCTTTTTGCGGGTATTCGTGAAGGCACAGGCATATTCACCCAAAAGACAGCCATCCGGTTACGCCGTGTGGGCTGGGTGCTGGTTCTGATCGTTCCGGTGAGCGCGATTGTGGATGGAGTCGCAAGGGCAATTTTGCGCTATTTGGCAGAGCCTACCAGCATTGTCTTTGGGGTCGGTTTTAAGGATGGCGATGTATACGCTGTCATCTTGGGACTCATGCTTGTCGCATTGGGTCACATCATGGTGGACGCCGCGCATTTGGCAGAGGAAAACAAGGCTTTTGTCTGATCCGGATCAAGACCCAGGAACACGCATCACCGTCACGCTTGATGTTATGCTGGCCCGGCGCAAGATGCGTTCCAAAGAACTGGCGGAACGGGTGGGCATCACCGAGCAAAACGTATCGTTGCTGAAGTCCGGCAAGGTCAAGGGCGTGCGCTTTGAAACGCTCGCGCGGATTTGTGAGGCCCTGTCCTGCCAGCCCGGCGACATCCTGATTTATGAAGACCCCGATGATTAGCGCAGATCGCGTACTCCGGTCTCGGTTACGATGAAATCCAGTTTCTGATCTGTGACTTCCAGGGGCAGTGTTTGGAATTCTTGTGCGCCATACGCAAAGCCGACGGCCAGCGTTGGGCGGGCTGCGCGCAGCGCTTCCAATGTGCGATCATAAAATCCCCCGCCGTAACCTAGCCGCCCGCCCTGAGCGTCAAAGGCAACCAAAGGCACGATCACGATTTCTGGTTCAAAGAACGAAGGATTTTCCGGAATTCGCGCGCCGAACGGCCCATCGATCAGCGGCATCTCCGGCTCCCAATGCGCAAACTTCAAGCGCTGTCCGGCCTCAACAATCACCGGAATCCCGACAGGCCCATAAGCTGCTGCTTCGGCCATTGCCGGCACCGGATCAATCTCTGTGCGGATTGGCATATAGCCCGAAATCGCCACCCCATGATGACCTGCCAAAAGCCCTGACAGCATGCCCGCGCCCGTTCCAGAATCAGCCGCATGTGCCGCTTTTCGGCGTGCAAAAGCGTCTTTGCGCGCTGAAGCTTTGATTTCCGTGAGGTCCGTCACAAAAGAACCAGTGCTGCGAGACCTAAAAACGCGAAGAAACCAACCACATCGGTGACCGTTGTCACAAAGGCTCCCGATGCGAGTGCCGGATCCACGCCAACGCGATCCAGCACAACTGGTATCGCAGTACCCGCAAGCCCGGCCACCACAAGGTTAATGACCATCGCTGCCGCAATGACGTAGCCAAGTGCGGGTGAACCGAACCAGATGATGCCGATCGTCCCCATGATGACGGCGAAAATGAGGCCATTCACCAAGCCCACCAAAACCTCGCGACGAATGACCCGCCAGACATTGGCACCGGTGAGATCCTTGGTAGCGATGGCGCGCACAGCGACAGTCAACGACTGCGTTCCGGCATTCCCGCCCATCGAGGCCACGATCGGCATCAGCACGGCAAGTGCCACGATCTGCGCAATCGCCGCCTCAAACTGCGCGATCACAAGACTGGCGGCTATGGCCGTCACCAGATTGACCGCCAGCCAGGGCAGGCGTTGCTTTGTCGTTTCGACCACGCGGTCCGACAAAGACCCTTCGCCGACACCGGCCAGGCGCAGAATGTCTTCTTCGTGTTCTTCATCCAACACGACCATGGCATCATCAATTGTAATCACGCCGATCAATCGGTCCTCATCATCCACCACGGGCGCGGAAATCAGGTGATATTGGTTAAACGCATAAGCCACATCGGATTCATCCTGCAACGCGGGAATGACCTGAAAGGTTTCTTCCTTGATATCGAGCAGTTTCGTCGCGCGTTTAGACCGCATCACCTTTCCCAAGGTGACATTGCCAATCGGGTGCAATCGCGGATCAACGATGACGATATGATAAAACTGAGCGGGCAGTTCTTCTTCCGGCGTATTGCGCAGATGATCAATCGCTTCGCCCACGGTCCAATGTTCGGGGGCCATCACGACCTCGCGCTGCATCAGACGTCCGGCCGAATATTCCGGATACCCAAGCGCGCGTTGCACTGCATCCCGATCAACGTCTTCGAGCGCGTCAAGGATGGCTTCTTGTTGGTGGTCCTCGAGGTCCTCAACCAGATCAACAACATCGTCACTGTCCATGTCCCGCACGGCCTGGGTCAGCACTTGCGGGGTCAAAACGGCAATCACTTCCTCGCGCACCGACTCGTCGAGTTCCGAGAGAATTTCACCGTCAAATTCGCGCCCATAAAGGCGGATCAGGCGGGATCGGTCAAAGGCGTTGATCTGCTCCAGTAAATCCGCAATATCAGCGGCATGAAGCGGCTCCATCAGCTCCGTGAGTTTGGCCGCATCTTCGATATCGACAGCGTAGAGAATTGCTGAAATCGCCTTGGGACCAAGCAGATAGGCGTCTTCTTCTATCTCCGCTTCAAGCTCTGTTGTTTGATCAGACATCCATGTGACCCCCTACCCCTGCGCAGACCATAAGGGGGTGCCTGATAGGATACAATGCAACATCCAAACGCCAGTTGTCGCGCACCTGCAAAGCGCCTAGACACGACGCATGAACAGCCAAACTCTCCTCCTGGGCCAGACCTTCGAAAGTCGGGCAAATCCGCTGATATTCCCCTGGGAGGACGCGGTCAGCGTCAATAGCACCGGGGCTGTACTGATCGAGAATGACAGGATTGCCGCCGTGGGTGATCGCGATGCGCTGCGCCATGCACATCCCAAAGCGCGCATTGTGGATTATGGCGAAAACCTGATCTGTCCTGGTTTGGTAGACGCGCATGTGCACTACCCCCAAACCGCGATCATTTCCAGTTGGGGCAAACAGCTGATCGACTGGTTGAACACCTATACGTTTCCCGAAGAAATGCGCCTGCAAGATCCCGATTATGCCCAAAGGATCGCGGCGCGGTATTTTGATCTGGCACTCGATCATGGCACCACGACCATGTGTTCCTATGCCACGAGTCATCCCGTCAGCGTGGATGCGTTTTTTACTCAGGCCGCCAGGCGGAATATGCGGGTCGTTGCCGGCAAGACCTGCATGGATCGCAATGCGCCAGTCGGTCTCTGTGACACGGCGCAATCTGCCTATGACGACAGCAAATCTCTGCTGCAACGCTGGCATGGCAAAGGGCGTGCGCATTACGCGATCACGCCGCGGTTTTCGCCGACCTCTACCCCGGATCAGCTTGCCGCCTTGGGTGCGCTTTGGGCTGAATACCCCGAATGCCTGATGCAGACACATATCAGCGAACAACTGCCTGAGATCGCCTGGGTGCGCGCACTGTACCCAGAAGCGCGCGATTATCTGGACACCTATGAAACCCATGGCCTGCTCGGTGAACGCGCGGTTTTCGGACACGCAATTCATCTTGAACCACGCGAGATTGACCGCATTTCAGAAACTGGCGCGGCGCTGGTGCATTGCCCGACCTCCAACAGCTTTATCGGGTCTGGATTGATGGATTTGGCAGGGCTGGCTGCGCGCAAAATCCCGTTGGGTTTAGCGACGGATACAGGCGGCGGGTCATCTTTTTCGATGCTGCGCACCATGGCAGCCGCTTACGAAATCGCTCAATTGCGTGGGACTGCTCTGCACCCGGCCCGGCTTTTGTGGTTGGCGACAGCCGGTTCAGCGCGCACCCTGCATTTAGAAGACAGGATCGGCACGCTGGCGACAGGGTTTGATGCAGATATCACCATCCTTGATCTCGCCTCGACCCCAGCCATTGCCCAACGGGCGCATGAGGCTGAAACAATTTGGGAAGCTGTGTTTCCCACGATCATGATGGGCGATGACCGAGCAATTGCTGATGTTTGGATCGCAGGTCGTAGCTGTAAAGAAGCTAATTGATTTAGGGGATCAGCAACCGGGCGTGGCCAACACCATGACCCAGATCTGATCAGGCCCTTCAACCAAAGCGAACTGCGACACCTCACGCGAAAGCATATTGCGACGATGCCCGGGCGATTCCGACCAGTCTTGCATGACTTCCGGCATGGATTGCTGACCTTTGGCAATATTCTCGGCGACAATACACCAGCCATACCCTTGCCGGGATACCCGCTGGGCGACGTCCGAACCATCACTGCCCATATGATCGAAAAGACCGGATTGCGCCATATCCGTTGCATGCGCCAAAGCTGCGGCTTCAAGCTCTGTTGAATAGGTTAGCGGGGCGCGATCGTTGAGCGCCCTGTAGTCATTTATGGATTGAAGCGCCACCGGATCCGCACACGCGGCGCAGGTGGGCAGCCAAATAAACAGGGCGCAGATGACGCGCCTCACATCTCATCCCGCAGCGCGCGGGCCAAGCAGTTTTGACGTTCGATCAGCGCGCCCATATCAAGCCTTGTGATCTGTCCATCGCGCACGACATCGCGACCTTCGACAAACAAATCGCGCACGGTCGTTGGTCCAGCTAATAACAATGCGGCAGGGTCCCAACTGCCTGCGGCTTCAATTCCCGAGACATCCCAAACTGCAATATCCGCGCGGCATCCTACGGCGATGCGCCCGCAATCGGGTCGTCCCAACACGTCCGCTCCGCCACGGGTCGCGA
This genomic interval from Paracoccaceae bacterium contains the following:
- a CDS encoding DUF2975 domain-containing protein; amino-acid sequence: MFDSLDRQTKIAVTARAGVWFSTLALCLALLFAAYFIFLSINDPQKLGQELAGELELDIDSLRLTTATALLASTIWLITDFIAVAMVLLIRQLFAGIREGTGIFTQKTAIRLRRVGWVLVLIVPVSAIVDGVARAILRYLAEPTSIVFGVGFKDGDVYAVILGLMLVALGHIMVDAAHLAEENKAFV
- a CDS encoding helix-turn-helix transcriptional regulator, whose product is MLARRKMRSKELAERVGITEQNVSLLKSGKVKGVRFETLARICEALSCQPGDILIYEDPDD
- a CDS encoding 5-formyltetrahydrofolate cyclo-ligase; amino-acid sequence: MTDLTEIKASARKDAFARRKAAHAADSGTGAGMLSGLLAGHHGVAISGYMPIRTEIDPVPAMAEAAAYGPVGIPVIVEAGQRLKFAHWEPEMPLIDGPFGARIPENPSFFEPEIVIVPLVAFDAQGGRLGYGGGFYDRTLEALRAARPTLAVGFAYGAQEFQTLPLEVTDQKLDFIVTETGVRDLR
- the mgtE gene encoding magnesium transporter; translation: MSDQTTELEAEIEEDAYLLGPKAISAILYAVDIEDAAKLTELMEPLHAADIADLLEQINAFDRSRLIRLYGREFDGEILSELDESVREEVIAVLTPQVLTQAVRDMDSDDVVDLVEDLEDHQQEAILDALEDVDRDAVQRALGYPEYSAGRLMQREVVMAPEHWTVGEAIDHLRNTPEEELPAQFYHIVIVDPRLHPIGNVTLGKVMRSKRATKLLDIKEETFQVIPALQDESDVAYAFNQYHLISAPVVDDEDRLIGVITIDDAMVVLDEEHEEDILRLAGVGEGSLSDRVVETTKQRLPWLAVNLVTAIAASLVIAQFEAAIAQIVALAVLMPIVASMGGNAGTQSLTVAVRAIATKDLTGANVWRVIRREVLVGLVNGLIFAVIMGTIGIIWFGSPALGYVIAAAMVINLVVAGLAGTAIPVVLDRVGVDPALASGAFVTTVTDVVGFFAFLGLAALVLL
- the guaD gene encoding guanine deaminase, with product MNSQTLLLGQTFESRANPLIFPWEDAVSVNSTGAVLIENDRIAAVGDRDALRHAHPKARIVDYGENLICPGLVDAHVHYPQTAIISSWGKQLIDWLNTYTFPEEMRLQDPDYAQRIAARYFDLALDHGTTTMCSYATSHPVSVDAFFTQAARRNMRVVAGKTCMDRNAPVGLCDTAQSAYDDSKSLLQRWHGKGRAHYAITPRFSPTSTPDQLAALGALWAEYPECLMQTHISEQLPEIAWVRALYPEARDYLDTYETHGLLGERAVFGHAIHLEPREIDRISETGAALVHCPTSNSFIGSGLMDLAGLAARKIPLGLATDTGGGSSFSMLRTMAAAYEIAQLRGTALHPARLLWLATAGSARTLHLEDRIGTLATGFDADITILDLASTPAIAQRAHEAETIWEAVFPTIMMGDDRAIADVWIAGRSCKEAN
- a CDS encoding CAP domain-containing protein, with translation MRRVICALFIWLPTCAACADPVALQSINDYRALNDRAPLTYSTELEAAALAHATDMAQSGLFDHMGSDGSDVAQRVSRQGYGWCIVAENIAKGQQSMPEVMQDWSESPGHRRNMLSREVSQFALVEGPDQIWVMVLATPGC